The Flavobacterium psychrophilum genome includes a region encoding these proteins:
- a CDS encoding LacI family transcriptional regulator: MKRKVTLKQIAKELDVSISTVSKALRNSIEISEDTRQKVQAFAKLYNYKPNNIALSLKNKKTKTIGIIIPEIVHHFFATVISGIEQVANENGYNVIVCLSDESFDKEVINMEMLANGSTDGFIMSLSKETEQKKDFHHIVEAINQGMPVVMFDRVTNDVLCDKVIIDDQLAAYDAVEFLIKHNFKNIALVTTVDYVSVGKLRTDGYINALTDHDLAIDENLIVKIEDIENCASKIEKLLLENKPDAIFAVNELFAVTTIKLANKMGLKVPEDISVIGFTDGIISQYSTPTITTVSQNGIKMGGRAAKMLIERLEMEEQEEENEQYRTELIETHLVERESTSTL; this comes from the coding sequence ATGAAAAGAAAGGTCACTTTAAAACAGATTGCAAAAGAGCTTGATGTATCTATTTCTACCGTGTCTAAAGCGTTGAGAAACAGCATCGAAATAAGTGAAGATACCCGCCAGAAAGTACAGGCATTTGCAAAACTGTATAACTATAAGCCAAACAACATTGCTTTAAGTCTTAAGAACAAGAAAACCAAAACAATAGGTATAATTATTCCGGAGATTGTTCACCATTTTTTTGCTACTGTAATTAGTGGGATCGAGCAGGTAGCGAACGAAAACGGATATAACGTAATTGTTTGCCTTAGCGATGAGTCTTTTGATAAGGAAGTAATCAACATGGAGATGCTTGCCAATGGCAGTACAGATGGGTTCATTATGTCGTTATCTAAAGAAACCGAACAGAAAAAAGATTTTCACCATATCGTTGAAGCTATCAATCAGGGAATGCCTGTTGTGATGTTTGACAGGGTAACCAATGATGTACTTTGTGATAAGGTTATTATAGACGATCAGTTAGCGGCTTATGATGCTGTTGAGTTTTTAATAAAACACAACTTTAAAAACATTGCCCTTGTTACAACTGTTGATTATGTGAGTGTTGGTAAACTGCGTACCGATGGTTATATAAACGCGCTTACCGATCATGATCTTGCTATAGACGAGAACCTTATTGTTAAGATTGAAGATATAGAGAACTGTGCCTCTAAAATAGAAAAACTACTGCTTGAAAATAAGCCCGATGCTATTTTTGCTGTAAATGAACTGTTTGCGGTTACCACGATTAAGCTTGCCAATAAAATGGGGCTTAAAGTGCCCGAAGATATATCTGTAATTGGGTTTACAGATGGCATTATTTCTCAGTATTCTACACCTACTATTACGACAGTGAGCCAAAACGGAATTAAAATGGGCGGGCGCGCTGCAAAAATGTTAATTGAAAGGCTTGAAATGGAAGAGCAGGAGGAAGAAAACGAACAATATCGCACCGAACTTATAGAAACTCACCTGGTAGAAAGAGAATCTACGTCAACGTTGTAG
- a CDS encoding MFS transporter, which translates to MEKRKLSFWEIWNMSFGFLGIQMGFALQNANVSRIFQTLGANIDDIPALWVAAPLTGLIVQPIIGYFSDRTWTKLGRRKPYFLIGALLASVALFIMPNSPVLWFAAGMLWILDASINITMEPFRAFVGDVLNEKQRTRGFAMQSFFIGLGAYVASKLPNILTYYDVSNVAPAGQIPDSVKYSFYIGGAAFIITVLVTIFTTKEYSPKELEAFEKAEADEYQVEERPASWFTANGGRHLTIGLVMLFISILFTWAIAYYGLKKDLYVLSLGLIGLGGVALLVSGLFQKKGNYRNGFVTIMNDFQFMPGVMKQLAVVQFFTWFALFSMWIYTTGAVTEHIFKTTDTTSVAYNTGANVVNEMFANYNLVGAIAAFLLPLLAKRTSRKFTHFLALAAGGAGLASIYFLGNAGTFNDVIFRMGSEENYFNFTFYMYDLSMLGVGIAWASILSIPFAMLSGSLPASKMGYYMGVFNFFVVIPQLLAASILGFLVSYFFNSEPIYALLIGGISMVIAGIVALLVNDKADININQK; encoded by the coding sequence ATGGAAAAGCGTAAATTAAGTTTCTGGGAAATTTGGAACATGAGTTTCGGTTTCTTAGGGATACAAATGGGTTTTGCTCTGCAAAATGCCAATGTTAGCAGGATATTCCAGACACTGGGTGCCAATATAGACGACATCCCTGCGCTTTGGGTAGCTGCTCCACTCACCGGACTTATAGTCCAGCCTATTATCGGATATTTTAGTGACCGCACCTGGACAAAGCTTGGCCGTAGGAAGCCCTATTTTTTAATTGGTGCCTTACTGGCTTCGGTAGCATTGTTTATAATGCCCAATTCTCCCGTGTTGTGGTTTGCAGCCGGTATGCTTTGGATATTGGACGCTTCCATTAACATTACTATGGAACCCTTTAGGGCTTTTGTAGGCGATGTGCTTAACGAGAAGCAGCGCACCAGAGGTTTTGCTATGCAGAGTTTCTTTATAGGTCTCGGTGCTTATGTAGCCAGTAAGCTGCCTAACATCTTAACCTATTATGATGTAAGCAATGTTGCCCCGGCAGGACAAATTCCCGATTCGGTTAAATATTCATTTTACATTGGCGGTGCAGCGTTTATTATTACCGTACTGGTTACCATTTTTACCACAAAAGAGTATTCTCCTAAAGAACTGGAAGCTTTTGAAAAAGCGGAGGCCGACGAGTATCAGGTTGAAGAACGGCCTGCATCATGGTTTACAGCCAATGGCGGGAGGCATTTAACCATTGGCCTCGTTATGCTGTTTATAAGCATTTTGTTTACCTGGGCTATTGCTTATTACGGTCTTAAAAAAGATTTGTATGTGCTTTCGCTTGGGCTAATTGGCTTGGGTGGGGTTGCGCTTCTTGTTTCGGGACTGTTTCAGAAAAAAGGAAATTACCGTAACGGTTTTGTTACCATTATGAACGATTTTCAGTTTATGCCGGGCGTAATGAAACAGCTTGCAGTAGTACAGTTCTTTACTTGGTTTGCGCTTTTCTCTATGTGGATTTACACCACCGGAGCGGTTACAGAGCATATTTTTAAAACTACCGATACTACATCCGTAGCCTATAATACAGGTGCCAATGTAGTGAACGAAATGTTTGCCAACTACAATCTTGTAGGTGCTATTGCGGCATTTTTATTACCGCTACTGGCAAAACGTACCAGCCGTAAATTTACCCACTTCCTGGCACTTGCAGCCGGAGGGGCGGGACTTGCATCTATTTACTTTTTAGGCAATGCAGGTACGTTTAACGACGTTATCTTCAGGATGGGATCGGAAGAGAATTATTTCAACTTTACTTTTTACATGTACGACTTAAGTATGCTTGGCGTGGGTATAGCCTGGGCGAGTATACTATCCATTCCGTTTGCCATGTTAAGCGGTTCGCTGCCGGCATCTAAAATGGGGTATTACATGGGTGTATTTAACTTCTTTGTGGTAATACCGCAGCTTCTGGCAGCATCTATACTTGGCTTTTTAGTGTCGTATTTCTTTAACAGCGAGCCGATATATGCATTACTTATAGGTGGTATATCTATGGTGATAGCCGGTATCGTGGCACTATTGGTAAACGACAAAGCAGACATCAACATCAATCAAAAATAA
- a CDS encoding beta-phosphoglucomutase, with amino-acid sequence MNPKAFIFDLDGVIVDTAKYHYLAWQKIANRLGIDFTHEHNELLKGVSRIRSLDIILGLGKVEATQEDKDKWLVEKNEDYLGFITNMNADEILPDVERILQYLKDNGQKIALGSASKNARPILEKVGILHFFDAIVDGNDVTNAKPDPEVFLRAAQMLGIPANESVVFEDAVAGIQAANAAGMVSIGIGDAKTLKEAQHNFNDFTEIDTDFLQTLVNR; translated from the coding sequence ATGAATCCAAAAGCATTTATATTCGACCTTGACGGGGTTATTGTAGATACGGCTAAATACCACTATTTAGCATGGCAAAAAATTGCAAACCGTCTGGGTATAGATTTTACACACGAGCATAACGAACTGCTTAAAGGCGTTAGCCGTATCCGTTCGCTTGATATTATACTTGGGCTTGGCAAAGTAGAAGCCACCCAGGAAGACAAAGACAAATGGCTGGTAGAAAAAAATGAAGATTATTTAGGTTTCATCACCAACATGAATGCAGATGAAATTCTGCCCGACGTAGAAAGGATACTTCAGTACCTGAAAGACAACGGACAAAAAATAGCATTAGGTTCTGCCAGTAAAAATGCAAGGCCAATACTTGAGAAAGTAGGCATACTGCATTTTTTTGATGCCATTGTAGATGGTAACGATGTTACCAATGCAAAACCCGACCCCGAAGTGTTTTTAAGGGCGGCGCAAATGCTGGGTATTCCGGCAAACGAATCGGTTGTGTTTGAAGATGCTGTTGCAGGCATACAGGCGGCTAACGCTGCGGGTATGGTGAGTATAGGTATTGGCGATGCAAAAACGCTTAAAGAAGCTCAGCATAATTTTAACGATTTTACAGAGATTGATACTGATTTTTTACAAACTTTAGTTAACAGATAA
- a CDS encoding maltose phosphorylase — translation MNQDYIVPDNWSIIEEGFDAERVKSSESLFSIGNGAMGQRANFEESYSGHTFQGSYIAGIYYPDKTKVGWWKNGYPEYFAKVLNAPNWIGIDITINDEAFDLNTCTSVKNFKRELNMQEGWYNRSFEATLQNGTEVKVNVRRFLSLVADELGVIKYGVTALNRAAKITFSPYVDAGVTNEDANWEEKFWEPLGVEHNANEAFVTARTFKTHFNVAAYMHNSILLNGTDAEVLPTNVKTSKDKVQFSYTVEANQNDTAAIIKFGGYTVSLNHANEALVAAAKSVIASADAKGYDALLEEQKQAWAAIWEMADITIEGDVKAQQGIRFNIFQLNQTYLGKDPRLNIGPKGFTGEKYGGSTYWDTEAYCIPFYMATKDQQVARNLLTYRYNQLDKAIENGAKLGFTNGAALYPMVTMNGEECHNEWEITFEEIHRNGAIAFAIYNYYRFTGDYSYIPEKGLEVLIGISRFWHQRATLSAQKNQYVILGVTGPNEYENNVNNNFYTNYIAKWCIDYTIEQIARIKDEYADDYNRIMAKANLNAEEVRQWKKVSDNMYFPYSEEFGVYLQQDGFLDKELVKVADLDKSQRPINQKWSWDRILRSPYIKQADVLQGFYFFEDHFTREQLEQHFDFYEPLTVHESSLSPCVHSIQAAVLGRMEQAYTFYLRTSRLDLDDYNKEVEEGCHITSMAGTWMSIVEGFGGMRVKDDTLHFEPRIPEQWEGYSFKINFRNQVLQISIHPGETKFTLEGTQALTVYVNGKAVNVEPNTLVTV, via the coding sequence ATGAACCAGGATTATATAGTACCGGATAATTGGTCGATAATAGAAGAAGGATTTGATGCAGAAAGGGTAAAATCTTCTGAGAGTTTATTCAGTATAGGCAACGGTGCCATGGGGCAGCGTGCTAACTTTGAGGAAAGCTACTCGGGGCACACCTTTCAGGGAAGCTATATAGCAGGTATCTATTATCCCGATAAAACAAAAGTGGGATGGTGGAAAAATGGCTACCCCGAATATTTTGCAAAAGTGCTTAACGCACCCAACTGGATAGGTATAGATATTACCATTAACGATGAAGCATTCGACCTGAACACATGCACATCGGTTAAGAACTTTAAGCGTGAGCTTAACATGCAGGAGGGCTGGTACAATCGCTCTTTTGAAGCTACCCTGCAAAACGGAACCGAAGTTAAGGTTAACGTTAGGCGTTTTCTTTCGCTGGTTGCCGATGAGCTTGGTGTGATTAAATATGGAGTAACTGCGCTTAACAGGGCGGCTAAGATAACTTTTAGCCCGTACGTAGATGCTGGTGTTACAAACGAGGACGCTAACTGGGAAGAAAAATTCTGGGAGCCTTTAGGTGTTGAGCATAATGCTAACGAAGCGTTTGTAACTGCCAGGACATTTAAAACGCATTTTAACGTAGCTGCATATATGCACAACAGTATATTGCTTAACGGTACAGATGCAGAGGTGCTCCCCACGAATGTGAAAACATCTAAAGATAAGGTGCAGTTTAGCTACACGGTAGAAGCAAACCAAAATGATACCGCAGCTATAATTAAGTTTGGTGGTTATACGGTTTCGCTTAACCACGCCAATGAGGCATTGGTAGCTGCTGCTAAAAGCGTAATTGCATCGGCGGATGCCAAAGGATATGATGCCCTTTTAGAAGAACAAAAACAAGCCTGGGCTGCAATTTGGGAAATGGCAGATATTACCATAGAAGGCGATGTAAAGGCGCAACAAGGTATCCGATTTAATATTTTCCAACTAAACCAGACTTATCTTGGTAAAGACCCAAGGCTTAATATAGGCCCTAAAGGTTTTACTGGAGAGAAATATGGCGGTAGTACCTATTGGGATACTGAAGCGTATTGCATTCCGTTCTATATGGCTACCAAAGACCAGCAGGTAGCGCGTAACCTGCTTACGTACCGTTACAACCAGCTTGATAAGGCTATTGAAAACGGAGCTAAGCTTGGATTTACCAATGGAGCCGCTTTATATCCTATGGTAACTATGAATGGCGAAGAATGCCACAACGAGTGGGAGATTACCTTTGAGGAAATTCACCGTAACGGGGCAATTGCTTTTGCTATTTATAACTACTACCGCTTTACCGGAGACTATAGCTACATCCCTGAAAAAGGGTTGGAAGTGCTTATTGGTATTTCACGTTTCTGGCATCAGAGGGCTACGTTATCGGCACAGAAAAACCAGTATGTTATATTGGGGGTAACGGGTCCTAACGAATATGAAAACAACGTAAACAATAACTTCTACACCAACTATATTGCTAAATGGTGTATTGACTACACAATAGAGCAGATTGCGCGTATTAAAGATGAGTACGCCGATGACTATAACCGCATTATGGCAAAAGCCAATTTAAATGCTGAAGAAGTAAGGCAGTGGAAAAAAGTGTCTGACAATATGTATTTCCCGTATTCTGAAGAGTTTGGGGTGTACCTTCAGCAGGACGGTTTCTTAGATAAAGAACTGGTAAAAGTAGCCGACCTCGATAAAAGCCAGCGCCCTATTAACCAGAAATGGTCTTGGGACAGGATATTACGTTCGCCATATATTAAACAGGCAGACGTGCTACAGGGCTTCTACTTTTTTGAGGACCATTTTACGAGAGAACAACTGGAACAGCATTTTGATTTTTATGAGCCGCTTACGGTACATGAATCTTCGCTGTCGCCATGTGTACACTCTATACAGGCTGCTGTTTTAGGCAGAATGGAACAGGCATATACTTTTTACTTAAGGACATCGCGTCTTGACCTTGACGATTATAACAAGGAAGTAGAAGAAGGCTGCCACATTACCAGTATGGCAGGTACATGGATGAGCATTGTTGAAGGTTTTGGAGGTATGAGGGTTAAAGATGATACCTTGCATTTTGAACCGAGAATACCGGAACAGTGGGAAGGTTATTCATTCAAGATCAACTTCAGGAACCAGGTATTGCAAATTTCAATTCACCCGGGAGAAACCAAGTTTACCCTTGAAGGTACACAGGCGTTAACCGTTTACGTAAACGGAAAAGCTGTAAACGTTGAACCAAATACATTGGTTACAGTATAA
- a CDS encoding alpha-amlyase: MKRLFSILLLFAAGVSFAQIQRAEPPFWWSGMHNPELQIMFYGKDIAKYTPTVSNNVVITGITKTENPNYVFVTIDTKNIAATDLTFSFKEKNKTAFTHKYSLKQRNANSAQRESYSSADMMYLIMPDRFANGNPNNDSDKSVNEKADRNNPSGRHGGDIEGIIKNLDYLEELGATALWSTPLCEDNDKGYSYHGYAQTDLYKIDPRYGTNEDYVRLSAEMKKRGMKLVLDYVTNHWGAEHWMYKDLPTYEWIHQFPGYSQSNYRMTTQFDTNASKIDRRQCVDGWFVPSMPDLNQSNPLVLNYLTQNAIWWIEYADLGGFRVDTYSYNDKAGIAKWTKAITDEYPYFNIVGEVWMHDQAQMAYWQKDSKIAAIQSYNSYLPSVMDFTLQDAFGSMFNEDKSDWDKGMQKAYDNFTNDFLYPDTNNILIFTENHDTGRFNEIYKNDFNKYKMAMTLLATVRGIPQLYYGSEIGMAGDKGKGDADIRRDFPGGWAGDSNNAFTKAGRTAEQQKFFEVTSKLFTWRKSKDVIHTGKTTHYLPHDNVYVYFRHNDKESVMVVINNSNESKTFGTARFGESLKNYKSGTDVVTGKAVNVTGDITMEPKSAIVLELK; this comes from the coding sequence ATGAAAAGACTATTTAGTATTTTACTACTATTTGCTGCGGGTGTAAGCTTTGCACAAATACAAAGAGCCGAGCCGCCTTTTTGGTGGAGCGGTATGCACAACCCCGAACTGCAAATTATGTTTTACGGTAAGGACATTGCAAAATATACACCGACGGTATCTAACAATGTGGTGATAACAGGTATAACCAAAACCGAAAATCCAAACTATGTTTTTGTGACCATAGACACTAAAAATATTGCTGCTACAGATCTTACTTTTTCATTTAAAGAAAAGAACAAGACAGCCTTTACTCATAAATATTCGCTAAAACAGCGAAACGCCAATTCGGCACAAAGGGAAAGTTATTCGTCGGCAGATATGATGTATCTGATCATGCCGGATCGTTTTGCTAACGGCAACCCTAATAATGATTCTGATAAATCGGTTAATGAAAAAGCAGACCGTAATAACCCAAGTGGGCGACACGGAGGAGATATTGAAGGGATTATTAAAAACCTTGACTACCTGGAAGAACTTGGTGCAACAGCTTTATGGAGTACGCCACTTTGCGAGGATAACGACAAAGGATATTCGTACCACGGTTATGCACAGACCGATCTGTATAAAATAGATCCGCGTTACGGTACTAACGAAGACTATGTTCGCCTTTCGGCAGAAATGAAAAAACGCGGTATGAAACTGGTGCTTGATTATGTTACCAACCACTGGGGAGCAGAGCACTGGATGTATAAAGACCTGCCAACGTATGAGTGGATTCACCAGTTTCCGGGATACTCGCAGTCTAATTACCGCATGACAACGCAGTTTGATACGAATGCATCTAAAATAGACAGAAGGCAATGTGTAGATGGCTGGTTTGTACCGTCTATGCCCGACCTTAACCAGAGTAATCCGCTGGTATTAAATTACCTGACGCAAAATGCCATTTGGTGGATAGAATATGCTGATTTAGGCGGTTTCCGTGTGGATACCTATTCGTATAACGACAAAGCCGGTATTGCAAAATGGACAAAAGCTATTACGGATGAGTATCCGTATTTTAACATTGTTGGCGAGGTTTGGATGCACGACCAGGCGCAAATGGCGTACTGGCAGAAAGACAGCAAAATTGCTGCTATACAAAGCTACAATTCATACCTGCCGAGTGTAATGGATTTTACCTTACAGGATGCGTTTGGAAGCATGTTTAATGAAGATAAATCGGATTGGGATAAGGGTATGCAAAAAGCCTACGATAATTTCACGAATGACTTTTTATATCCTGACACAAATAACATTCTGATTTTTACCGAAAACCATGATACAGGCCGTTTTAACGAGATCTATAAAAACGATTTTAATAAATATAAAATGGCTATGACGCTACTGGCAACAGTAAGGGGTATTCCGCAATTATACTACGGTAGCGAAATAGGTATGGCAGGCGACAAAGGCAAAGGCGATGCCGACATCCGCAGGGATTTCCCGGGTGGTTGGGCCGGCGATAGCAACAATGCTTTTACAAAAGCAGGACGTACGGCAGAACAGCAAAAATTCTTTGAGGTTACGTCGAAACTATTTACATGGAGAAAAAGTAAAGATGTAATTCATACCGGTAAAACAACGCACTACCTGCCTCATGATAATGTATATGTTTATTTTAGGCATAACGACAAAGAATCTGTAATGGTAGTTATTAATAACAGTAACGAGTCAAAAACATTTGGCACGGCACGTTTCGGCGAAAGCCTTAAAAACTACAAATCGGGTACCGATGTGGTTACGGGTAAAGCTGTAAATGTAACAGGCGATATTACTATGGAGCCAAAATCGGCGATTGTATTAGAACTTAAATAA
- a CDS encoding alpha-amlyase, whose translation MKKTLLLVTLMAAFVSCKEDKKAAEKKDTAQSETLAPVSDSMMENSVIYEANIRNYSPEGTFNAFTKDIPQLKGLGVKVIWLMPIYPISVKNRKAGDLAVEDIKDPKEREKYLGSYYAISDYTAINPDLGTEADFKKLVKTAHDNGIYIILDWVANHTGWDHKWITEHPEYYHKNAKGEVTDPLNPETGKSWGWTDVAHLDYTSKVLYEPMKNEMLYWIKEQGVDGFRCDVADNVPIEFWQYAIPKLKEVKPVFMLMESEKDYLFNGLFDMGYGWKAHHLMNDIAKGRKNVKDWDALVAQVDKEYKKQDIWMNFTSNHDENAWNGTEYERMGNGAEAFAALTYIMPGMPLIYTGQEYDLKRRLKFFEQDPITKQKGKMFSVYEKLGKLKNNNPALNGGKKAAAYSRIVASDAVNVLAFERESGNDKVVYLANLSAKPVTFKAPVEGEYTNYMNDKKITLAKGQQFSFAPWEYWVLVK comes from the coding sequence ATGAAAAAGACACTTCTTTTAGTAACCCTTATGGCAGCTTTTGTTAGCTGTAAAGAGGATAAAAAAGCAGCTGAGAAGAAAGATACTGCGCAAAGTGAAACACTGGCGCCGGTTAGCGATTCCATGATGGAAAACAGCGTTATTTATGAAGCGAACATTCGTAATTATTCTCCCGAAGGTACATTTAATGCTTTTACTAAAGATATACCGCAGTTAAAAGGCTTAGGGGTAAAAGTTATCTGGCTGATGCCAATATATCCAATTTCGGTTAAGAACAGAAAAGCAGGCGACCTTGCTGTAGAAGATATTAAAGACCCGAAGGAGCGCGAAAAATACCTTGGCAGCTATTATGCTATTTCTGATTATACAGCTATTAACCCTGATCTTGGAACGGAAGCTGATTTTAAGAAACTGGTAAAAACGGCGCATGATAACGGAATATATATTATTCTTGATTGGGTGGCAAATCATACCGGATGGGATCATAAATGGATTACGGAGCATCCGGAATATTACCATAAAAATGCAAAAGGTGAAGTTACCGATCCGCTTAATCCTGAAACAGGAAAAAGCTGGGGATGGACGGACGTGGCGCATTTAGACTACACAAGTAAAGTGCTATATGAACCTATGAAAAACGAAATGTTATACTGGATAAAAGAGCAGGGTGTAGATGGTTTTAGATGCGACGTTGCCGATAATGTACCAATTGAATTCTGGCAGTACGCCATACCTAAGCTTAAAGAGGTTAAGCCTGTGTTTATGCTTATGGAGTCTGAGAAAGATTACCTGTTTAACGGATTGTTTGATATGGGCTATGGCTGGAAAGCACACCACCTGATGAACGATATTGCCAAAGGCAGGAAGAATGTAAAAGATTGGGATGCCCTTGTTGCGCAGGTTGATAAAGAGTACAAAAAACAGGATATCTGGATGAACTTTACCTCTAACCATGACGAAAACGCATGGAACGGTACCGAATATGAACGCATGGGTAACGGCGCAGAAGCATTTGCAGCGCTTACTTATATTATGCCGGGCATGCCGCTTATTTACACAGGTCAGGAGTATGACCTTAAGCGCCGCCTTAAATTTTTTGAGCAGGACCCTATCACAAAACAAAAAGGGAAAATGTTTTCTGTGTATGAAAAACTGGGTAAGCTTAAAAACAATAACCCCGCACTAAACGGCGGTAAGAAAGCAGCTGCCTATTCAAGAATAGTAGCCTCTGACGCTGTAAATGTGCTTGCATTTGAGAGGGAAAGTGGAAATGACAAAGTGGTTTATCTTGCTAACCTTAGCGCTAAACCTGTAACTTTTAAGGCACCGGTAGAGGGTGAGTATACCAATTACATGAACGATAAAAAAATAACCCTTGCCAAAGGGCAGCAGTTTAGCTTTGCTCCTTGGGAATATTGGGTACTTGTAAAATAA
- a CDS encoding glycerophosphodiester phosphodiesterase, whose translation MAAILKIGHRGAKSHVAENTLASFQQALDMGVDGIELDVHVCATGELVVIHDFTVDRTTNGSGEVHKMTLSELKKLSIDGLYSIPLLDEVMALVNRKCLMNIEMKGRHTAKPVSDFIDGYVKSRGWSYDDFVVSSFQREELLIMSDINKNIPLGILTQASVTQAWEWASEFSAKAIHPHFSLLTESNVKKAQQAGLKVYTWTINETEDIERIKSYNVDGIISDYPERL comes from the coding sequence ATGGCGGCAATACTAAAAATTGGCCATCGCGGTGCTAAATCCCATGTGGCAGAAAACACCCTGGCTTCGTTTCAACAAGCGTTAGATATGGGTGTAGACGGCATTGAGCTCGATGTGCATGTATGTGCAACAGGAGAGCTGGTGGTTATTCATGACTTTACAGTAGACCGTACTACAAACGGCAGCGGCGAAGTACACAAAATGACATTGTCTGAACTAAAAAAACTTAGCATAGACGGGCTGTATTCTATACCATTGTTAGATGAGGTTATGGCGTTAGTGAACAGAAAATGCCTGATGAATATAGAAATGAAAGGCCGCCATACGGCGAAACCGGTATCTGATTTTATAGATGGCTACGTAAAAAGCCGTGGCTGGAGTTACGACGATTTTGTAGTGTCGAGTTTTCAGCGTGAGGAGTTGCTTATAATGAGCGATATCAATAAAAATATTCCGCTTGGTATATTAACGCAGGCAAGTGTTACCCAAGCGTGGGAGTGGGCATCGGAGTTTTCGGCGAAAGCCATACATCCGCACTTTTCGCTGCTGACAGAAAGCAATGTGAAAAAGGCACAGCAGGCTGGCCTAAAGGTGTACACCTGGACAATTAATGAAACAGAAGATATAGAACGAATAAAATCCTATAATGTAGACGGTATAATATCCGACTATCCAGAGCGACTATGA
- a CDS encoding flavoprotein: protein MSKSFDVVIAGGGAAGFFTAINIAEANPNLKIAILERGKEVLSKVRISGGGRCNVTHACFIPDDLVKFYPRGEKELKGPFNRFCSGDTIEWFERHGVELKIEEDGRMFPVTDSSQTIIDCFLDASKKLGIQILMGESIQSLYHNEKHWKIETNKEVFFAEKLVMATGSNPKMWDMLAEMGHKIVSPVPSLFTFNIKDPRIKDLMGVSAIASVKVKGTKLEAAGPLLITHWGMSGPAILRVSAWGARELFDKSYQFALEVNWLNDIDAEECEGQLKELRQEHAKKLTTKFSPYDFPNRLWQSLVNAAGILPDTRWADLTKNQLQALVQQLTNGVFQVNGKSTFKEEFVTAGGVDLKEVNFKTMESKLLPNMYFTGEVLNIDAITGGFNFQNAWTGGFIAARSIAEL, encoded by the coding sequence ATGAGTAAAAGTTTTGATGTGGTTATTGCAGGCGGTGGCGCTGCGGGATTTTTTACGGCCATAAATATTGCAGAAGCAAACCCAAACCTTAAAATTGCCATTTTAGAGAGAGGCAAGGAAGTGCTTTCTAAAGTACGTATATCCGGTGGAGGGCGATGCAATGTCACCCATGCATGCTTTATACCGGATGACCTGGTTAAGTTTTACCCAAGAGGTGAAAAAGAACTTAAAGGCCCGTTTAACAGGTTTTGTTCGGGCGACACTATTGAGTGGTTTGAACGCCATGGTGTGGAATTAAAAATTGAAGAAGACGGGCGTATGTTTCCGGTAACGGACAGTTCCCAAACTATAATAGACTGCTTTCTGGACGCATCTAAAAAATTAGGCATACAGATATTAATGGGTGAAAGCATTCAATCGCTTTACCATAATGAGAAACACTGGAAGATAGAAACCAACAAAGAAGTGTTTTTTGCTGAAAAACTGGTTATGGCCACAGGCAGTAACCCAAAAATGTGGGATATGCTTGCCGAAATGGGGCATAAAATTGTATCTCCTGTTCCGTCGTTATTTACATTCAACATAAAAGACCCGCGTATTAAAGATTTGATGGGTGTTTCGGCAATTGCATCGGTAAAAGTAAAAGGCACAAAGCTGGAAGCCGCAGGACCATTACTTATAACACATTGGGGAATGAGCGGCCCTGCAATTTTACGTGTGTCAGCATGGGGAGCCAGGGAATTGTTTGATAAAAGCTATCAGTTTGCACTTGAAGTGAACTGGCTTAATGATATAGATGCTGAAGAATGCGAAGGGCAACTAAAAGAACTGCGACAGGAGCACGCAAAAAAACTAACAACGAAATTCTCACCGTATGATTTTCCAAACCGTTTATGGCAAAGCCTGGTAAATGCAGCAGGTATTTTACCCGATACACGTTGGGCAGATCTTACCAAAAACCAGCTTCAGGCGTTGGTACAGCAGCTCACTAATGGAGTTTTTCAGGTAAACGGTAAAAGTACATTTAAAGAAGAGTTTGTTACTGCCGGCGGCGTTGACCTGAAAGAAGTAAACTTTAAAACAATGGAAAGCAAATTGCTTCCCAATATGTATTTTACAGGCGAAGTGTTGAATATTGACGCTATAACAGGCGGATTCAACTTTCAGAATGCGTGGACAGGTGGCTTTATCGCTGCGCGTAGCATTGCTGAATTATAA